From a single Anaerolineaceae bacterium oral taxon 439 genomic region:
- a CDS encoding 3-dehydroquinate synthase — protein MTIGRGLTARLGAMIRERFGAPRIGVISDSTVASLYRETLSASLAEAGLDVRFFDFPAGESRKTFETVGAALDFLARERFTRSDFVLAFGGGVPGDLAGFAAAIYLRGVRFLQVPTTLLAAVDSSVGGKTGVDLPQGKNLAGAFWQPSAVYCDPDFFRTLPDERVAEGYAEMIKHGLIADEAYLRRLETLGPGDGIEEIIARSVEIKASFVAADTRDTGLRQTLNFGHTFGHAIEKVSAYSVSHGSAVAIGMMMACRAADRLGLSESSMTARLEALLRLYRLPTGTAYGAEELAGAALSDKKRSGETIQFVFPIRAGAAALVPVPAADIPRVFRLGLS, from the coding sequence GTGACGATCGGGCGCGGGTTGACCGCCCGGCTGGGCGCAATGATCCGAGAGCGGTTCGGCGCGCCGCGGATCGGCGTTATTTCCGATTCGACGGTCGCCTCGCTGTATCGGGAAACGCTGAGCGCGTCGCTGGCGGAAGCGGGATTGGACGTCCGGTTTTTCGATTTTCCTGCGGGTGAATCGCGAAAGACGTTTGAAACGGTCGGCGCGGCGCTCGATTTCCTGGCGCGGGAGCGGTTTACCCGAAGCGATTTCGTTCTGGCGTTCGGCGGCGGCGTCCCGGGCGATCTGGCTGGCTTTGCCGCGGCGATTTACCTGCGCGGGGTCCGTTTTCTTCAGGTCCCGACGACGCTCCTGGCCGCGGTCGATTCGTCGGTCGGCGGGAAAACGGGCGTCGACCTTCCGCAGGGTAAGAATCTCGCCGGCGCATTCTGGCAGCCGTCGGCGGTGTACTGCGATCCGGATTTCTTCCGGACGCTTCCGGACGAACGGGTCGCCGAAGGTTACGCCGAGATGATTAAGCATGGCCTGATCGCCGACGAAGCGTACCTGCGGCGTCTGGAGACGCTCGGTCCGGGGGATGGGATCGAGGAGATAATCGCGCGATCTGTCGAGATCAAGGCTTCGTTCGTCGCCGCCGATACGCGCGATACCGGGCTGAGGCAGACGTTAAATTTCGGTCATACGTTCGGTCACGCGATCGAAAAGGTTTCGGCCTACAGCGTCAGCCATGGCTCGGCGGTGGCGATCGGGATGATGATGGCGTGCCGGGCGGCGGATCGGCTTGGGCTTTCCGAATCGTCGATGACGGCGCGGCTGGAAGCGCTGCTGCGGCTGTACCGCCTCCCAACCGGGACGGCTTACGGGGCGGAGGAGCTCGCCGGCGCGGCGCTTAGCGATAAAAAGCGGAGCGGCGAGACGATTCAATTCGTTTTTCCGATCCGCGCCGGGGCGGCCGCGCTCGTTCCGGTCCCGGCCGCCGATATCCCGCGGGTTTTCCGGCTGGGGCTCAGTTAG
- a CDS encoding 3-phosphoshikimate 1-carboxyvinyltransferase, whose protein sequence is MVIQPEYLSGSVQAIPSKSDAHRRLICAALSDSETAITIGPDPLGDDIQSTIHCLRALGARIVRADDRRIVVYPVRHDLSEHEEVILDCGESGSTLRFILPIAAALGQRATVIGHGRLPERPIDELIASLAGNGAVFSSDRLPLKIGGQLHAGSFRLSGGVSSQYVSGLLFALPLLSGPSRIELTTPLESVAYVDMTLRTLRESGVRIEVDANDYRIPEGQKFDMPEQVMIEGDWSNGAFFLAAGAMNTPVNVAGLSPTSAQPDVKIIEAINDFGSDAIRVRNGYSVFSRPMRGIVFSARNTPDLVPIISVLACAAQGTTRIINAGRLRFKESDRLRTVSVNLRALGAEIEEDADSLTIRGGGTLRGGEVDGSGDHRIVMAMAVASTICEEPVVIRGWEAVEKSYPTFFEDFRSLGGVADVLDRE, encoded by the coding sequence ATGGTTATTCAACCAGAATATTTATCCGGTTCGGTTCAGGCGATCCCGTCGAAATCGGACGCTCACCGGCGGCTGATCTGCGCTGCGCTCTCGGATAGCGAGACGGCGATTACGATCGGCCCCGATCCGCTTGGCGATGATATTCAATCGACGATTCACTGCTTACGGGCGTTGGGCGCGCGGATCGTTCGTGCCGACGACCGTCGGATCGTCGTTTATCCGGTCCGTCACGACTTGAGCGAGCATGAGGAAGTGATTCTGGACTGCGGCGAGAGCGGGTCGACGCTTCGCTTTATCCTTCCGATCGCGGCCGCGTTGGGCCAGAGGGCGACGGTTATCGGGCATGGCCGGCTCCCAGAGCGTCCGATCGACGAGCTGATAGCTTCGCTGGCAGGGAACGGCGCGGTTTTTTCCTCGGATCGGCTTCCGCTGAAGATTGGCGGCCAGCTTCACGCGGGGTCGTTCCGGCTCTCGGGGGGTGTTTCTTCGCAATACGTTTCGGGGCTCCTTTTCGCGCTGCCGCTCCTTTCCGGACCGTCCCGGATCGAGCTGACGACGCCGCTGGAATCGGTGGCATACGTCGATATGACGCTCAGGACGCTTCGCGAGTCCGGCGTCCGAATCGAAGTTGACGCGAACGATTACCGGATCCCGGAGGGTCAGAAGTTCGACATGCCGGAGCAGGTCATGATCGAAGGCGACTGGTCCAACGGGGCTTTTTTCCTGGCGGCCGGGGCGATGAATACGCCGGTTAATGTCGCGGGGTTGTCTCCGACGTCGGCACAGCCGGACGTGAAGATTATCGAGGCGATTAACGATTTCGGTTCGGACGCGATCCGGGTCCGAAATGGCTATTCGGTGTTCTCCAGGCCGATGCGCGGGATCGTTTTTTCGGCGCGCAATACGCCGGATCTGGTCCCGATCATTTCGGTTTTAGCCTGCGCGGCGCAGGGGACGACGCGGATTATCAACGCCGGACGCCTTCGGTTTAAAGAGTCGGACCGGCTTCGGACCGTCAGCGTGAACCTCCGGGCGTTGGGCGCGGAGATTGAGGAGGACGCCGATTCGCTGACGATCCGTGGCGGGGGGACGCTCCGCGGCGGCGAGGTCGACGGAAGCGGGGACCATCGGATCGTTATGGCGATGGCGGTTGCGTCGACGATCTGCGAAGAGCCGGTTGTGATCCGGGGGTGGGAAGCGGTCGAAAAGAGTTATCCGACCTTTTTTGAGGATTTTAGGAGTCTGGGCGGGGTGGCTGATGTTCTCGATCGGGAGTAG
- a CDS encoding chorismate synthase: MFSIGSRFRLTIFGQSHSRAIGGVVEGIPAGTRLDLDAIRAFAARRAPGRELTTPRTEADEPVLLSGVDERNVCCGAPLAFQIENTDTRPRDYARLRDVPRPMHSDYAAAVRYHGFNDIRGGGQFSGRLTAPLCFAGAIAAGLLSERGIAVGSHVASVGPVDDERFDPLNVGAEQLASLRKMTLPVLSERAGNAMRALIEEVRADGDSVGGTIECAAVGLPAGWGDPIFDGVENLLARALFAIPAVKGVEFGAGFDSARMRGSAHNDAFEIGDAGSIRTRSNRHGGILGGITTGMPLVFRAAIKPTPSIAIEQDSVSLSRRENVKLTVAGRHDPCIALRAYPAVEAAAALVLADLMTDGGKAG; encoded by the coding sequence ATGTTCTCGATCGGGAGTAGGTTCAGGCTGACGATTTTCGGTCAGTCGCATTCGCGGGCGATCGGCGGCGTCGTCGAAGGGATTCCCGCCGGGACGCGGCTCGATCTGGACGCGATCCGCGCTTTTGCGGCGCGCCGGGCTCCGGGCCGGGAGCTGACGACGCCGCGAACGGAAGCGGACGAACCGGTTCTGCTGTCGGGGGTCGATGAGCGGAATGTCTGCTGCGGCGCGCCGCTCGCGTTCCAGATCGAAAATACAGATACGCGGCCGCGCGATTACGCCCGTCTCCGGGACGTCCCGCGCCCGATGCATTCCGATTACGCGGCGGCGGTCAGGTACCATGGGTTTAACGATATCCGCGGCGGCGGCCAGTTTTCCGGACGGCTGACCGCGCCGCTCTGTTTCGCCGGGGCGATCGCGGCGGGGCTGTTATCCGAACGCGGGATCGCCGTCGGTTCGCATGTGGCTTCGGTCGGGCCGGTCGACGACGAGCGCTTCGATCCGCTGAACGTCGGCGCGGAACAGTTGGCGTCGCTGCGGAAGATGACGCTGCCGGTGCTGTCGGAGAGGGCGGGGAACGCGATGCGCGCGCTGATCGAGGAGGTCCGCGCGGACGGGGATTCGGTCGGCGGGACGATTGAATGCGCCGCAGTGGGCCTTCCGGCGGGCTGGGGCGATCCGATTTTTGACGGCGTTGAAAATCTTCTAGCTCGGGCGCTTTTCGCGATTCCGGCGGTTAAAGGCGTCGAATTCGGCGCGGGGTTCGACTCGGCGCGGATGCGCGGGTCGGCGCATAACGACGCTTTTGAGATCGGCGATGCCGGTTCGATCCGGACGCGTTCGAACCGGCATGGCGGTATTTTGGGCGGGATCACGACCGGAATGCCGCTCGTTTTCAGGGCTGCGATAAAGCCGACGCCGTCGATCGCGATCGAACAGGATTCGGTCTCTCTTTCGCGGCGGGAAAACGTAAAGCTGACCGTCGCGGGGCGGCACGATCCCTGTATCGCGCTGCGGGCTTATCCGGCGGTCGAGGCGGCCGCGGCGCTCGTTTTAGCCGACCTGATGACAGACGGCGGAAAGGCGGGGTAG
- a CDS encoding 3-dehydroquinate dehydratase: protein MKILVINGPNLNFLGIREPEIYGATRYETLVEMIRARGAELGLETVFFQSNHEGALIDRIQSAYSDGTDGILINPAGFTTTSVAILDALKAVGLPAVEIHLSNIFEREAFRQDSLIRLACFATVVGKGIPGYFEGLALLKERLTEGKAHSETPRTS from the coding sequence ATGAAAATACTGGTGATCAACGGACCGAATCTGAATTTTCTCGGGATCCGCGAGCCGGAAATCTACGGCGCGACGCGTTATGAGACGCTGGTTGAGATGATCCGGGCGCGGGGCGCGGAACTGGGGCTGGAGACCGTTTTTTTTCAATCGAATCATGAAGGCGCGCTGATCGATCGGATCCAATCCGCGTATTCGGACGGAACGGACGGGATATTGATCAATCCGGCCGGGTTCACGACGACGAGCGTCGCGATCCTGGACGCGCTGAAAGCGGTCGGGCTTCCCGCCGTCGAGATCCATCTCAGCAATATTTTTGAGCGGGAAGCCTTTCGGCAGGATTCGCTGATTCGGCTGGCCTGTTTCGCGACGGTCGTCGGGAAAGGAATTCCCGGTTATTTCGAGGGACTTGCGCTGCTGAAAGAGCGGCTGACCGAAGGGAAGGCTCATTCGGAAACGCCCCGGACTTCGTAA
- a CDS encoding nicotinate-nucleotide--dimethylbenzimidazole phosphoribosyltransferase — protein sequence MNFKNVHIPAFNRKAADQAAARQQTLTKPLGSMGDLETLSIQIAGMTGDPLPDLKRKTVFLMAADHGVCAEGVSPYPQSVTPQMVMNFLNQGAAINVLTRQLGAEVRITDIGVAYDFDPSLPITHRKVARGTMNIAIGPAMTAAQLDQALTVGYEIGEEAFRSSVQLAATGEMGIGNTTPSAAITAVLTGKPAAEVTGRGTGVDETGLARKIAVVERALAVNRPDRNDPFDILMKIGGFEIAGMTGVTLAAAANRVPLVMDGLISTVAAALAAEINPGVRDYLIAGHQSVEVGHAALLTLLERQPLLNLKMRVGEGTGAALSFALIDAALNVLRDMATFESANVSGRNG from the coding sequence ATGAATTTCAAAAACGTCCATATCCCCGCGTTCAACCGCAAAGCGGCCGATCAGGCCGCCGCGCGGCAGCAAACCCTGACTAAACCGCTCGGATCCATGGGCGATCTCGAAACGCTCTCCATTCAGATTGCCGGAATGACCGGCGACCCGCTCCCTGACCTGAAACGGAAAACCGTCTTCCTGATGGCCGCCGACCATGGCGTCTGCGCCGAGGGGGTCAGCCCCTATCCGCAGTCCGTCACGCCGCAAATGGTCATGAACTTCCTGAACCAGGGAGCCGCGATTAACGTACTGACCCGGCAGCTCGGCGCCGAAGTCCGGATTACCGATATCGGCGTCGCGTACGACTTCGATCCGTCGCTCCCCATTACCCACCGCAAAGTCGCCCGCGGAACGATGAATATTGCTATCGGACCGGCGATGACCGCCGCGCAGCTCGATCAGGCGCTGACCGTCGGATATGAGATCGGCGAAGAAGCGTTCCGTTCCAGCGTCCAGCTGGCCGCGACCGGCGAAATGGGGATCGGGAATACAACCCCTTCAGCGGCGATTACCGCGGTCCTGACCGGGAAACCCGCCGCGGAAGTCACCGGACGCGGGACCGGCGTCGACGAAACCGGACTGGCGCGGAAAATCGCCGTCGTCGAACGCGCGCTCGCCGTGAATCGCCCCGACCGGAACGACCCGTTTGATATCCTGATGAAAATCGGCGGATTCGAAATCGCAGGGATGACCGGCGTAACGCTGGCGGCCGCCGCTAACCGCGTCCCGCTCGTCATGGACGGACTGATCTCAACCGTCGCGGCCGCGCTCGCCGCCGAAATCAACCCAGGCGTTCGCGACTACCTGATCGCGGGGCACCAATCCGTTGAAGTCGGCCATGCCGCGCTGCTCACCCTGCTGGAGCGGCAGCCGCTGTTAAACCTGAAGATGCGCGTCGGCGAAGGCACCGGCGCGGCGCTGTCGTTCGCGCTGATCGACGCGGCGCTGAACGTGCTGCGCGACATGGCGACGTTCGAATCCGCGAACGTCAGCGGCAGGAACGGATAA